The following coding sequences lie in one Pelobacter seleniigenes DSM 18267 genomic window:
- the aat gene encoding leucyl/phenylalanyl-tRNA--protein transferase — protein sequence MPCYRLDEDLWFPPVETAEDYGLLALGGDLSPQRLLLAYSLGIFPWFNPGEPILWWSPDPRCVLFPAELHVSRSLQHFMRKTPFRISFNEHFAAVIYWCRRLRAGLDGQGTWITKEMKEAYQHLHRLGFAHSVECWDGDELVGGIYGVCIGRCFFGESMFSRRSNASKVALVALVRHLREQNFVLLDCQQTTAHLVSMGAREIPREQFLQQLKKALVPPYGDLVSRF from the coding sequence ATGCCCTGTTATCGACTGGATGAAGATCTCTGGTTCCCCCCGGTCGAGACTGCTGAGGATTATGGTTTATTGGCGCTCGGCGGCGATCTGTCGCCGCAGCGTCTGCTGCTCGCCTACAGCCTGGGGATTTTCCCCTGGTTCAATCCCGGTGAGCCGATTCTATGGTGGTCGCCGGATCCGCGTTGCGTCCTTTTCCCTGCCGAATTACACGTCTCCCGCTCTCTACAGCACTTTATGCGCAAGACCCCTTTCCGGATCAGCTTCAATGAACATTTTGCCGCGGTCATTTACTGGTGTCGTCGGCTGCGGGCCGGCCTTGACGGGCAGGGAACCTGGATTACCAAGGAGATGAAAGAGGCTTATCAGCACCTGCATCGGCTCGGCTTTGCCCATTCCGTCGAATGCTGGGACGGAGATGAACTGGTCGGCGGGATTTACGGGGTCTGTATCGGCCGCTGTTTTTTCGGCGAATCCATGTTCAGTCGCCGCAGCAATGCCTCCAAGGTCGCGCTGGTGGCCCTGGTCCGCCATCTGCGTGAACAAAATTTCGTCCTTCTCGATTGTCAACAGACCACCGCCCATCTGGTCAGCATGGGGGCGAGGGAAATCCCCCGTGAGCAGTTTCTGCAGCAACTCAAGAAGGCGCTGGTGCCCCCTTATGGCGATCTGGTCAGCAGATTTTAA
- a CDS encoding SpoIIE family protein phosphatase, translated as MKFRTRLLILLLLVALVPLSLSFMVQRISILHFGNKLAEDTRSLLNNNAQTLLHALVDDYGRILTRDRTMALLTLQNQAQAVESKLAQPPPKTPAPIYFSADYNSPKRQPADLQPSQKHLRYDADGKPVPIPISYSQQVFFLAAGTDPGQVADDLARLSGMVEVYRSLHQIQPDLFLWQYTALASGVHSSYPGKNGYPADYDPRKRQWYRDAVQNKGPTQSILIDLTTGQLILTLSTPVYHPDGSLAGVTALDIDYRQFFTDWAIPPEWAEATESMVLVYNDQLAPQQSLEILLRSHHNNRGHDWKMPVKHEYFDLTEPRFAAVSEDINNGVSAVRHIDYQGTKALWAYGARQGNNPFPLLIVPYKKILAKADDAESYVNRQISLGLTISAALTIVVVGAAILLALVRSKKVTRPVMQLAKAADRLAEGDFSARVNITTGDELEDLGQIFNGLGSRLAEREQMKQSLELAKEIQQQLLPGEVPSCPGFELAGRSIYCDETGGDYYDFIRLNNGGIGLAVGDVSGHGIGSALVMATARGALHSLVENHTTNLTALFNELNRYLNRGTADAYFMTLFYGVLNPESKSLDWLSAGQAPLFLYQGGAVKELYSSAIPLGIAELADFVTATRITFAKGDILLVGTDGIWETRNSSGDMFGAERVNLLLQSQHDSSASELADLLIADIARFRGDAQIDDDITLMVIKATE; from the coding sequence ATGAAATTTCGTACCAGGCTATTGATTTTGCTCTTGCTCGTGGCATTGGTTCCGCTGAGCCTCAGTTTTATGGTTCAGCGGATCTCGATCCTCCATTTCGGCAACAAACTGGCGGAGGATACCAGGAGCTTGTTGAACAACAATGCCCAGACGTTGTTGCATGCGCTGGTGGATGATTACGGACGCATTCTGACCCGTGACCGCACCATGGCCCTGCTCACCCTGCAGAACCAGGCACAGGCGGTCGAAAGCAAGCTGGCCCAGCCCCCGCCGAAGACTCCTGCGCCGATCTATTTTTCAGCCGACTACAACTCTCCGAAGCGCCAACCTGCCGACCTGCAGCCGTCGCAAAAACATCTGCGCTACGACGCCGACGGCAAGCCGGTCCCCATTCCCATCTCCTATTCCCAGCAGGTGTTTTTTCTGGCGGCCGGAACCGACCCCGGTCAGGTCGCGGATGATCTGGCCCGCTTGAGCGGAATGGTCGAAGTCTACCGCTCTCTGCATCAAATTCAGCCGGATCTGTTTCTCTGGCAATACACCGCTCTTGCATCGGGTGTCCATTCGAGTTATCCGGGTAAAAACGGTTACCCGGCCGATTACGATCCCAGAAAACGGCAATGGTATCGGGATGCAGTGCAAAACAAGGGACCGACCCAGAGCATTCTGATCGATCTGACGACCGGCCAGCTGATCCTTACTTTATCCACCCCGGTCTACCACCCGGACGGCTCCCTGGCCGGAGTCACCGCCCTTGATATCGACTACCGCCAGTTTTTCACCGATTGGGCAATCCCCCCGGAATGGGCCGAAGCCACCGAGAGCATGGTCCTCGTTTACAATGACCAGCTGGCACCGCAACAGTCCCTGGAAATTCTCCTGCGCAGCCACCATAACAATCGCGGCCACGACTGGAAAATGCCGGTTAAGCATGAATATTTTGACCTGACCGAGCCCCGTTTTGCAGCGGTCAGCGAAGATATCAACAACGGGGTCTCGGCGGTGCGACACATTGACTATCAGGGCACCAAAGCACTTTGGGCCTATGGCGCACGGCAGGGGAACAACCCCTTTCCACTGCTGATTGTTCCCTATAAAAAAATCCTGGCCAAGGCCGATGATGCCGAGAGCTATGTTAACCGGCAGATCTCGCTGGGCCTGACCATCAGTGCGGCCCTGACCATTGTGGTGGTCGGGGCCGCCATCCTGCTGGCCCTGGTCCGCTCCAAAAAGGTCACCCGCCCGGTGATGCAACTGGCCAAGGCAGCGGATCGCTTGGCGGAAGGGGATTTCAGCGCCCGCGTCAACATCACCACCGGTGACGAACTGGAAGACCTGGGACAAATATTCAACGGCCTGGGCAGCCGGCTGGCGGAACGGGAACAGATGAAGCAATCCCTGGAGCTGGCCAAGGAGATTCAACAGCAACTGTTGCCTGGAGAAGTCCCCTCCTGTCCGGGCTTTGAGCTGGCCGGACGCAGTATCTACTGTGACGAAACCGGTGGCGATTATTATGATTTCATCCGCTTGAACAATGGCGGCATCGGCCTGGCCGTCGGTGACGTATCGGGCCACGGCATCGGCTCCGCCCTGGTCATGGCGACCGCGCGCGGCGCCCTGCACTCCCTGGTGGAAAACCACACTACCAATTTAACCGCGCTCTTCAATGAGCTCAATCGCTACCTCAACCGGGGAACCGCCGATGCTTACTTCATGACCTTGTTCTACGGTGTGCTCAACCCCGAGTCAAAATCGCTGGATTGGCTGTCCGCCGGTCAGGCCCCATTATTTCTCTATCAGGGCGGGGCGGTTAAGGAATTGTACAGTTCGGCAATCCCTCTCGGCATCGCCGAACTGGCCGATTTTGTGACCGCCACCAGGATCACCTTTGCAAAAGGCGATATCCTGCTGGTCGGTACAGACGGAATCTGGGAAACCCGCAACAGCAGCGGAGATATGTTCGGCGCCGAGCGGGTCAACCTGCTGCTGCAAAGCCAGCATGACAGCTCGGCCTCGGAACTAGCCGATCTGCTCATTGCCGACATCGCTCGTTTCCGGGGTGACGCCCAGATCGATGACGACATCACCCTTATGGTCATCAAAGCAACGGAATAA
- a CDS encoding YkgJ family cysteine cluster protein, translating into MNSDLSLLYRVTRDRFCAAGQGAAALDEVLAVLRSLWDEAEGLLANEDAGDRSLIACGPGCGTCCVVNVASSFPEAVAVARYLVDTPAIDQDDILERLHKLWRDVRGIEDGERVLMHRPCAFLDAAGHCLVHPVRPLICRSVTSTDPELCRAAVVAEVCGCSAPIVMHQFQQRLYETLFTALTAGLALAGWDDRSFQLSGLVRFLLRHPREETPWGRDQPLTWADLYP; encoded by the coding sequence ATGAACAGTGATCTTTCTCTTCTCTACCGGGTCACCCGAGACAGGTTCTGTGCTGCGGGGCAAGGGGCTGCCGCGCTGGACGAGGTGTTGGCCGTGTTGCGTTCGCTGTGGGATGAGGCGGAAGGGCTTCTCGCCAACGAAGACGCCGGCGATCGCAGCTTGATCGCCTGCGGGCCGGGCTGCGGGACCTGCTGTGTGGTCAATGTGGCCAGTTCTTTCCCGGAGGCGGTTGCCGTGGCCCGCTATCTGGTCGATACTCCTGCCATTGACCAGGACGACATTTTGGAGCGGCTCCATAAACTGTGGCGGGACGTGCGCGGGATTGAGGACGGTGAACGGGTTTTGATGCATCGCCCCTGCGCTTTTCTCGATGCCGCCGGTCATTGCCTGGTCCATCCGGTCCGCCCGCTGATCTGCCGCAGTGTGACCTCCACCGATCCGGAGCTTTGCCGGGCCGCAGTTGTCGCCGAGGTCTGCGGCTGTTCCGCGCCGATTGTCATGCACCAATTTCAGCAACGGCTTTACGAAACCCTGTTCACCGCGCTGACCGCTGGTTTGGCTCTGGCTGGCTGGGACGACCGCAGCTTTCAGTTAAGCGGGCTGGTGCGCTTTCTGCTCCGCCATCCGAGGGAAGAGACCCCGTGGGGACGTGACCAACCCCTTACCTGGGCAGACCTGTATCCGTAA
- a CDS encoding ATP-dependent Clp protease adaptor ClpS, which produces MGNSDTNTGNKAKVQVKTKEHVATPSLFKVLMHNDDYTTMEFVVEVLQQVFHKSPTDAEKIMLTIHFQGVGHCGTFPYAIAETKADQARLRARKAGFPLRCTLEEA; this is translated from the coding sequence ATGGGAAATTCTGATACCAATACCGGCAACAAGGCGAAAGTTCAAGTCAAAACCAAAGAGCATGTGGCCACGCCGTCACTGTTCAAGGTGCTGATGCATAATGATGATTATACCACGATGGAATTTGTGGTTGAGGTCTTGCAACAGGTTTTCCATAAGTCTCCGACAGATGCTGAAAAAATTATGTTGACGATTCATTTTCAGGGCGTCGGCCATTGCGGGACGTTTCCCTATGCGATTGCGGAAACGAAAGCAGACCAGGCACGGTTGCGGGCCCGTAAAGCGGGTTTCCCCTTGCGCTGTACGCTTGAGGAGGCATAA
- a CDS encoding phospholipase A — MVQPGNVFPSLKQIGLLILTLLLFCAGVDAALIPVISLPQQKPTAGAVIPLEVYFHNEGNDALTTILPSQLQLLVSTANGSQLQLSAFCDSAEEQIQLPPGSFRKQQYSVKIPTDLRGVISYRLAGYSQVGGMMVIAAPQSVPSVGTATITPDQEEPEDLSLRNLESLYQSYAANFSPYRPTYFLVGTNPQKSKFQISFRYRLFNPGGSLSQKYPWLEGFHIAYTQTSFWDLQSASAPFEDTSYQPEFFYLTSNLKFRPAWMDGLFIQTGIQHESNGRGGAVSRSTNYAYIRSMAIFYHRPSQLGMMISPKFLSYIGNDDETNPDLPDYRGHIELETRIGRAHSLMLATNFRFADKGTSFQADLSYPISRLLKNNLDIYFHIQYSNALAESLINYRDRTEAIRVGISLVR, encoded by the coding sequence ATGGTCCAACCCGGCAATGTATTCCCCAGTCTGAAACAAATCGGTTTACTCATCTTGACGCTGCTGCTGTTCTGCGCCGGAGTCGACGCGGCCCTGATTCCGGTGATCTCCCTGCCGCAGCAAAAGCCGACCGCCGGGGCGGTCATTCCCCTTGAGGTTTATTTCCACAACGAAGGAAATGACGCTCTGACCACGATTCTGCCAAGCCAGCTGCAATTGCTGGTCAGCACGGCAAACGGCAGTCAGCTGCAACTGAGCGCCTTCTGTGACAGCGCCGAAGAACAGATCCAGTTGCCTCCCGGATCTTTTCGCAAGCAGCAGTACAGCGTGAAAATACCGACCGACCTGCGCGGGGTGATCAGCTACCGCCTGGCCGGTTACAGCCAGGTGGGCGGCATGATGGTGATTGCAGCGCCGCAGTCGGTGCCAAGCGTTGGCACAGCAACAATCACTCCCGACCAGGAAGAACCTGAGGACCTTTCCCTGCGCAACCTGGAGTCGCTCTACCAGTCGTACGCGGCCAATTTTTCTCCCTATCGGCCAACCTACTTTCTGGTTGGCACCAATCCGCAGAAAAGCAAATTTCAGATCAGCTTCCGTTACCGCCTGTTCAACCCGGGTGGCAGTCTGAGTCAAAAATATCCCTGGCTTGAAGGGTTTCACATCGCCTATACACAGACCTCTTTCTGGGATCTGCAATCCGCCTCAGCGCCGTTTGAGGACACCAGCTATCAACCCGAGTTTTTCTACCTGACTTCAAACCTCAAATTCAGACCAGCCTGGATGGACGGTCTGTTTATTCAGACCGGGATCCAGCACGAATCCAACGGCCGCGGTGGGGCAGTCTCCCGCAGTACCAACTATGCCTATATCCGGTCCATGGCCATTTTCTACCATCGGCCTTCCCAGCTGGGAATGATGATCAGCCCCAAATTTCTGAGTTACATCGGCAATGATGACGAGACCAACCCGGACCTGCCGGATTATCGCGGCCATATCGAGCTGGAAACCCGCATCGGCCGAGCTCACAGCCTGATGCTGGCAACCAACTTTCGCTTTGCCGATAAAGGAACCTCGTTCCAAGCGGATTTAAGCTATCCGATATCGCGGTTGCTAAAGAACAACCTGGACATTTATTTTCATATCCAATACAGCAATGCGCTGGCTGAAAGCCTGATCAACTACCGCGACCGGACGGAAGCGATACGGGTGGGAATTTCTCTGGTTCGCTGA
- a CDS encoding DJ-1/PfpI family protein, whose protein sequence is MRAAFVVFDQMTALDFIGFYDPLTRLKSMDFMPGFQWQLCSFSDIVFDNQALRFLPDSVGRSLEGFDLVVIPGGHGTRSLQHNAEFIAWLQTAAAVPLKASVCTGSLLLGAAGFLRNKKATTHPKAYPELERYCRRVVDARLVDEGNVVTARGVSSAIDLGLYLVERLADRRVRAEIAAQMDYPFFTGPEEGANRSVPVPRT, encoded by the coding sequence ATGCGCGCGGCATTTGTGGTATTCGACCAGATGACGGCCCTCGATTTTATCGGTTTTTACGACCCCTTGACCCGCTTGAAATCAATGGATTTCATGCCCGGTTTCCAGTGGCAGCTCTGTTCGTTCAGCGACATTGTTTTTGATAACCAGGCCCTGCGGTTTTTGCCGGACAGCGTTGGCCGCTCGCTGGAAGGCTTCGATCTGGTGGTTATCCCCGGCGGTCACGGAACCCGGAGCCTGCAGCATAATGCGGAATTTATCGCCTGGCTGCAGACGGCAGCCGCGGTTCCCCTGAAAGCTTCGGTCTGCACCGGCTCCCTGCTGTTGGGCGCGGCCGGTTTTTTGCGGAATAAAAAGGCCACGACACACCCCAAAGCCTACCCGGAGCTGGAACGCTACTGTCGTCGTGTGGTCGACGCCCGGTTGGTCGATGAAGGCAATGTGGTTACGGCCCGCGGGGTCAGCTCTGCCATTGATCTCGGTCTCTACCTGGTCGAGCGCCTGGCCGACCGGAGGGTCCGCGCGGAAATAGCCGCGCAGATGGACTATCCATTCTTTACCGGCCCGGAAGAGGGCGCGAACCGCTCAGTGCCGGTGCCCCGGACTTAA
- a CDS encoding GntR family transcriptional regulator, which yields MAIIKKTYKDQVVDHVYELLLTGELSPGQQLKESLLAAQMGISRAPIREAMKELIMNGLVDYRPQVGNFIPVLSPKEIIDSYTTRGVLEGYAVMESCGNFSADEFDTLFGLTEEMENHALALNQKLVVEVGGQFHDLLISRCHNLQVIEYTNRLSLKLHILFYKYWGTLYDAREIGRRHRLIAEAVHAQEPLRIEQVIREHYRQTGSLIAELRQGA from the coding sequence ATGGCCATTATTAAGAAAACCTACAAAGACCAGGTTGTTGATCATGTTTATGAGCTGTTGCTGACCGGGGAATTGAGCCCCGGTCAGCAGCTTAAAGAGAGCTTGCTGGCAGCGCAGATGGGGATCAGCAGGGCGCCGATCCGCGAGGCGATGAAGGAACTGATCATGAACGGCCTGGTCGACTACCGGCCACAGGTCGGCAATTTTATCCCGGTGCTCTCACCGAAAGAAATCATCGACAGCTATACGACCCGCGGGGTCTTGGAAGGCTATGCGGTCATGGAAAGTTGCGGTAATTTTTCCGCGGACGAATTCGACACCCTGTTTGGCCTCACTGAAGAGATGGAAAATCATGCTCTGGCTCTGAATCAGAAACTGGTCGTTGAGGTCGGAGGGCAGTTCCATGATCTGCTGATCAGCCGCTGTCATAATTTGCAGGTGATCGAATATACCAACCGGCTCAGCCTGAAGCTGCATATTCTTTTTTATAAGTACTGGGGGACGCTCTATGATGCTCGGGAGATCGGCCGTCGCCACCGGCTTATTGCCGAAGCGGTTCATGCTCAAGAACCGTTGCGGATCGAGCAGGTTATTCGCGAGCATTATCGGCAAACCGGCAGCCTGATTGCCGAACTGCGGCAAGGAGCCTGA
- the clpA gene encoding ATP-dependent Clp protease ATP-binding subunit ClpA, whose amino-acid sequence MFNQDVQIAFTLAVREAQRRRHEYLTTEHVLYALLFEGVGQQILTACGGDVDDLKQQLENFFDMHLEHLPEGVETEEVPRQTLALQRMLQRTVLHMQSSQQAEVGVGDLLAAILEEENSHACFFLQSQGIERVDLLDQISHGQSTRRTTEKSSERPGETPATDRGKSKPKQADPLKSFAIDLLERAREGKIDPLIGRDQELERTILVLCRRRKNNPIFVGEPGVGKTAMAEGLALRIAEGNVPDLLKNSEIFTLDMGALLAGTKFRGDFEERLKAVVVSLQQRDRAILFIDEIHTIVGAGATSGGSLDASNILKPALGSGELRCIGSTTYEEYRNLFDKDRALSRRFQKIDLQEPSAEETLAIIKGLCPRYEEHHQVSYAEEALDAAVRLAVKHLPQRHLPDKAIDVIDEAGAQHRLDGHPNRPVGVEDIERVVARMARVPIRTVSGSDRQRLRYLERDLKRVVFGQDPAIESLVKSIHRSRAGLGHPDKPVGSLLFTGPTGVGKTEVAKQLATQLGVKFLRFDMSEYMEKHSVARLIGAPPGYVGFDQGGLLTEQVSKNPWSVLLLDEIEKAHPDLFNILLQVMDHGTLTDNNGKETDFRNVILIMTSNLGGRDMSIVPIGFGSRDAVPPKNAVEKAFTPEFRNRLDAVVNFAALDEKIMLQVVDKFLAQLAEQLTERNVILKVSSVARRELAKQGYDPLYGARPLGRLIQTELSDPLAEKILFGQLRQGGEVRVGCKGGKFTFRFA is encoded by the coding sequence ATGTTTAATCAAGATGTCCAGATAGCGTTTACCCTGGCTGTGCGCGAAGCGCAACGGCGGCGGCACGAGTACCTGACCACGGAACATGTCCTTTACGCTTTGTTGTTTGAAGGTGTCGGTCAGCAGATTCTGACTGCCTGCGGCGGTGATGTCGACGATCTCAAGCAGCAGCTGGAAAATTTCTTCGATATGCATCTCGAACATCTGCCCGAAGGGGTGGAAACCGAGGAAGTGCCACGGCAAACCTTGGCCCTGCAAAGGATGCTGCAGAGAACGGTCCTGCATATGCAGTCGTCGCAGCAGGCCGAAGTCGGCGTCGGTGACCTGCTCGCGGCGATCCTCGAAGAAGAAAACTCCCACGCCTGCTTCTTCCTGCAGAGTCAGGGGATTGAGCGGGTTGACCTGCTCGACCAGATTTCCCATGGTCAGTCGACCCGGCGAACCACGGAAAAGTCCAGCGAGCGGCCTGGGGAAACTCCTGCCACCGACCGAGGAAAGAGCAAACCGAAACAGGCGGATCCGCTGAAATCCTTTGCCATCGATCTGCTCGAGCGGGCCCGCGAGGGAAAAATTGATCCGCTGATCGGGCGTGACCAGGAACTTGAACGGACCATTCTGGTCCTCTGTCGGCGGCGCAAAAACAACCCGATCTTTGTCGGTGAACCCGGGGTGGGGAAAACCGCCATGGCGGAAGGGTTGGCCCTGCGAATTGCCGAAGGGAATGTTCCCGATCTGCTGAAAAATAGTGAGATATTTACCCTCGATATGGGTGCATTGTTGGCCGGCACCAAATTCCGGGGCGATTTCGAAGAACGTCTTAAAGCGGTGGTCGTCTCGTTGCAACAGCGGGACCGGGCGATTCTGTTTATTGATGAAATTCATACCATTGTCGGCGCCGGTGCCACCAGCGGCGGTTCCCTGGATGCTTCCAATATCCTCAAACCGGCCCTGGGCTCGGGAGAACTGCGCTGTATCGGCTCGACCACCTACGAAGAATATCGCAACTTGTTCGACAAGGATCGGGCGTTGTCCCGCAGATTCCAGAAGATCGACCTGCAGGAGCCCAGCGCCGAGGAGACCCTGGCCATCATCAAGGGGCTCTGTCCGCGCTATGAAGAACATCATCAGGTCAGTTATGCCGAGGAAGCCCTCGATGCGGCGGTGCGGCTTGCGGTTAAACATCTGCCCCAGCGACATCTGCCGGACAAGGCCATCGACGTCATCGATGAGGCCGGCGCCCAGCATCGACTGGACGGTCATCCCAACCGGCCGGTCGGGGTCGAGGATATCGAACGGGTCGTGGCACGCATGGCCCGGGTGCCGATTCGCACCGTCTCGGGCAGCGACCGGCAGCGCCTGCGTTACCTGGAGCGTGACCTGAAACGGGTGGTGTTCGGCCAGGACCCGGCCATCGAAAGCCTGGTTAAATCGATCCACCGTTCCCGTGCCGGCCTGGGGCATCCCGACAAGCCGGTCGGCTCACTGCTGTTTACCGGTCCGACCGGGGTCGGCAAGACCGAAGTTGCCAAACAGCTGGCCACGCAGCTGGGAGTGAAATTCCTGCGCTTCGACATGAGTGAATACATGGAAAAACACTCGGTGGCTCGTTTGATCGGCGCGCCTCCCGGTTATGTCGGTTTCGATCAGGGCGGCCTGCTGACCGAGCAGGTCAGTAAAAATCCATGGTCGGTGTTATTGCTCGATGAGATCGAAAAAGCCCACCCCGACCTGTTCAATATTCTGCTTCAGGTCATGGACCATGGCACCCTGACTGATAACAACGGCAAAGAAACCGATTTCCGTAATGTCATCCTGATTATGACCAGTAATTTGGGTGGCCGTGATATGAGCATTGTGCCCATCGGGTTCGGTTCCCGCGACGCGGTTCCTCCGAAGAATGCCGTCGAGAAGGCTTTTACTCCCGAATTTCGCAACCGGCTTGACGCTGTGGTCAACTTCGCCGCCCTGGATGAAAAAATCATGCTCCAAGTGGTTGATAAGTTCCTTGCCCAGCTTGCTGAACAATTGACGGAACGCAATGTCATCCTGAAGGTCTCTTCCGTGGCCCGGCGCGAGCTGGCCAAGCAGGGGTATGATCCGCTCTATGGCGCGCGGCCCCTGGGCCGCCTGATTCAGACCGAGTTGAGCGATCCGCTTGCGGAAAAGATTCTCTTCGGGCAGCTGCGGCAAGGCGGTGAAGTCCGGGTTGGCTGCAAAGGCGGAAAATTTACTTTCCGCTTCGCCTGA
- a CDS encoding MarC family protein, protein MFETATVAFTTFFATIGPLDVAAVFAAMTAGASPRHRRRMAVRGTSIAAFLLLLFAFAGEFLLQSLGISLAALRIAGGILLLLIGIDMVFARPSGGTGTTDEETTEAAGKQDISVFPLATPLIAGPGAMGAAILLMAEAGGELISEMIVIAMLLAVLLICLLLLLAAARVQRLFGVTGMHVISRIFGVLLTALAVQFMIDGIAQSGLLQQAVL, encoded by the coding sequence ATGTTTGAAACAGCCACTGTCGCATTTACGACTTTTTTTGCCACCATAGGCCCATTGGATGTGGCCGCAGTCTTTGCCGCCATGACCGCTGGCGCGTCCCCTCGCCACCGGCGGCGCATGGCGGTTCGGGGCACCAGCATTGCCGCATTTTTGTTACTTCTGTTCGCTTTTGCCGGCGAGTTCCTGCTCCAGAGTCTCGGCATTTCCCTGGCGGCGTTAAGGATTGCGGGTGGGATTCTGCTGCTGCTCATTGGCATTGATATGGTTTTCGCCCGCCCCTCGGGCGGGACGGGCACCACTGATGAAGAAACCACTGAGGCGGCCGGTAAACAGGATATTTCCGTCTTTCCACTGGCCACCCCGCTGATTGCCGGTCCCGGAGCCATGGGTGCGGCAATCCTGCTGATGGCCGAAGCAGGCGGGGAACTGATCTCGGAAATGATCGTCATTGCCATGCTCCTCGCCGTGCTGCTGATCTGCTTATTGCTGTTGCTGGCTGCGGCCCGGGTGCAGCGCCTGTTCGGGGTCACCGGGATGCACGTTATCAGCCGCATCTTCGGAGTCCTGCTCACCGCACTGGCAGTTCAATTCATGATCGATGGAATCGCCCAGAGTGGGCTTCTACAGCAGGCAGTTTTATAG
- the rmuC gene encoding DNA recombination protein RmuC has product MISEIDNNLLVAAIGLAGALTCGGLIGYLLGTGRRRRRVAELSQQREELVKELAGYQARLEAERSSGQEKLHLLEENRRQLENSFRALSAQALEANNRSFMDLAQSKLATIQQEARGDLDQRRQAIDQLVQPLKDSLHKVDGKIELLERARSGAYARLEEQLRSLLSSQQKLESETGNLVRALRTPAVRGRWGEIQLRKVVEMAGMVNYCDFLEQETVDSGRLRPDMVIKLPNGRNIVVDSKAPLQAYLESLEANDDEQRAALLTRHARQIRDHLGKLSSKNYWEQFQPTPEFVVLFLPGETFFSAALAKDPGLIEAGVDRKVLLATPTTLIALLRSVAYGWRQEQLTENAAAISQLGREIYDRLATLNQHFQQMGKNLGRAVESYNKGMASLDSRVMVSARKFKELGSGSSKDIDTPEQIETVPRAVQLPED; this is encoded by the coding sequence ATGATCTCAGAAATTGACAATAATCTGCTTGTGGCGGCTATCGGTCTGGCTGGCGCCCTGACCTGCGGCGGCTTGATCGGCTATCTGCTTGGGACCGGCCGCCGCCGCAGACGCGTTGCCGAACTTTCCCAGCAGCGGGAAGAACTGGTCAAAGAGCTGGCCGGATACCAGGCCAGGCTCGAGGCAGAGCGCAGCAGCGGCCAAGAAAAACTGCACCTGCTGGAAGAAAACCGCCGCCAGCTCGAAAACAGTTTTCGAGCCCTCTCCGCCCAGGCCCTGGAAGCGAACAACCGCAGCTTTATGGATCTGGCCCAATCCAAGCTGGCCACGATCCAGCAGGAGGCCAGGGGCGACCTGGATCAACGGCGGCAGGCCATCGACCAACTGGTTCAGCCCCTCAAGGATTCCCTGCACAAGGTGGATGGTAAAATCGAACTGCTCGAGCGGGCGCGCAGCGGTGCCTATGCCCGCCTGGAAGAGCAATTAAGGAGCCTGCTCAGCAGCCAGCAAAAGCTGGAATCGGAAACCGGCAACCTGGTTCGCGCTCTGCGCACGCCCGCGGTCCGCGGCCGCTGGGGAGAGATTCAATTGCGCAAGGTTGTGGAGATGGCCGGGATGGTCAATTACTGCGACTTTCTGGAACAGGAAACCGTCGACAGCGGCAGGCTGCGCCCGGACATGGTCATCAAGCTGCCTAACGGGCGCAACATCGTGGTCGATTCCAAGGCCCCGCTGCAGGCCTACCTGGAATCGCTGGAAGCGAACGATGACGAACAGCGTGCAGCGCTGCTGACCAGGCATGCCCGGCAGATTCGCGATCACCTGGGAAAACTGTCGAGCAAAAACTACTGGGAACAGTTTCAGCCAACCCCGGAATTCGTAGTCCTGTTTTTGCCCGGGGAAACCTTTTTTTCCGCAGCCTTGGCCAAAGACCCGGGACTGATCGAAGCGGGGGTCGACCGCAAAGTGCTGTTGGCCACACCGACCACCCTGATCGCCCTGTTGCGCTCGGTCGCGTACGGTTGGCGGCAGGAACAGCTGACTGAAAACGCTGCCGCGATCAGCCAACTGGGGCGGGAAATCTATGACCGCCTGGCCACACTGAATCAACATTTTCAACAAATGGGAAAAAATCTGGGCAGAGCGGTAGAAAGCTACAACAAAGGGATGGCGTCCCTGGACAGTCGCGTCATGGTTTCCGCACGCAAGTTCAAGGAACTCGGCAGTGGCAGCAGCAAGGATATTGACACGCCGGAACAGATCGAAACCGTCCCCCGCGCAGTCCAGCTACCCGAGGATTAA